The following coding sequences lie in one Danio rerio strain Tuebingen ecotype United States chromosome 3, GRCz12tu, whole genome shotgun sequence genomic window:
- the LOC100330744 gene encoding E3 ubiquitin-protein ligase TRIM47-like isoform X2: MAAASVSWAEAQFKCMVCLDVLQDPVTIPCGHSYCMSCITDCWNQEEQKRIYSCPLCKQSFTPRPALAKNVVFAEMLEKLQKSRLQTAAPASVHTGSGDVECDACTGNKQKAVKSCQECRNSYCPDHLQQHESLFRGRGHNLMEATGRLQEMICPQHNKVMEIYCRTDQRCICVLCLMDEHKHHDTVTNAAEMKEKQEHLEENQRNLLIIIQKREEDILKLRDAFGIHKRSAKMAVRNSERIFTELIQHIEKRRSEVTQLIRDQERAAVSRAEEQLERLKLEISDLKRRNTELKQLSETQDHLHFLQSFPSVSLSGSSDSGFTVSSHLCFDDVVKSVSQFRHKLLQFSSNQMKVISGRDIHKTDAM, encoded by the exons ATGGCAGCAGCGAGTGTCTCCTGGGCCGAGGCACAGTTCAAATGTATGGTGTGTCTGGATGTCCTGCAGGATCCAGTGACGATTCCCTGTGGACACAGTTACTGCATGAGCTGCATCACAGACTGCTGGAATCAGGAGGAGCAGAAGCGAATCTACAGCTGTCCTTTATGCAAACAGAGCTTCACTCCGAGACCTGCTTTAGCTAAGAATGTGGTGTTTGCTGAAATGCTGGAGAAACTGCAGAAGAGCAGACTCCAGACGGCTGCTCCTGCTTCTGTTCACACTGGATCTGGAGATGTGGAGTGCGACGCCTGCACTGGAAATAAGCAGAAAGCTGTGAAGTCCTGTCAGGAGTGTAGAAACTCTTATTGTCCAGATCACCTCCAACAGCACGAGAGTCTCTTCAGAGGTCGAGGACACAATCTGATGGAGGCCACTGGACGACTGCAGGAGATGATCTGCCCTCAGCATAATAAAGTGATGGAGATTTACTGCCGCACCGACCAGCGCTGcatctgtgtgctgtgtttgatGGATGAACACAAACATCACGACACTGTGACAAACGCAGCGGAAATGAAAGAGAAACAG GAACATTTGGAGGAGAACCAGAGAAACTTACTAATAATAATCCAGAAGCGAGAGGAAGATATTCTTAAACTGAGAGACGCTTTTGGGATTCATAAG CGCTCAGCAAAGATGGCAGTGAGGAACAGTGAGAGGATCTTCACTGAACTCATCCAGCATATTGAGAAACGTCGCTCTGAGGTGACTCAGCTGATCAGAGATCAGGAAAGAGCTGCTGTGAGTCGAGCTGAAGAACAACTGGAGCGACTGAAGCTGGAGATCAGTGATCTGAAGAGGAGAAACACTGAGCTGAAGCAGCTTTCAGAAACACAGGATCATCTTCACTTCCTCcag agTTTCCCGTCTGTTTCTCTCTCTGGATCTTCAGATTCAGGCTTCACTGTCAGTTCTCATCTGTGTTTTGATGATGTGGTGAAATCAGTCTCTCAGTTCAGACACAAACTGCTGCAGTTCTCCTCAAATCAGATGAAAGTGATATCTGGAAGAG ATATTCACAAAACAGATGCCATgtga
- the LOC100330744 gene encoding uncharacterized protein isoform X1: MAAASVSWAEAQFKCMVCLDVLQDPVTIPCGHSYCMSCITDCWNQEEQKRIYSCPLCKQSFTPRPALAKNVVFAEMLEKLQKSRLQTAAPASVHTGSGDVECDACTGNKQKAVKSCQECRNSYCPDHLQQHESLFRGRGHNLMEATGRLQEMICPQHNKVMEIYCRTDQRCICVLCLMDEHKHHDTVTNAAEMKEKQEHLEENQRNLLIIIQKREEDILKLRDAFGIHKRSAKMAVRNSERIFTELIQHIEKRRSEVTQLIRDQERAAVSRAEEQLERLKLEISDLKRRNTELKQLSETQDHLHFLQSFPSVSLSGSSDSGFTVSSHLCFDDVVKSVSQFRHKLLQFSSNQMKVISGRVQTIQIIQTTEYQNTEETQLDAHPGQFAAEVLKDPKPSTPGSIFRLREANPTPLTPKSIFELRQANPTPSTPKSIFGLKQANSTPSTPKSIFGLRQANPTPSTPGSIFGLRQANPTQLTPESIFGLKEANPTPSTPGSIFGLRQANPTISTPESIFGLKQTNSTPSTPKSIFGPRQANPTPSTPESIFGLREANPTQSTPESIFGLREENPTPSTPKCIFGLREENPTPSTPKCIFGLREENPTLSTPKSLFGLWQANPSTSTPESIFGLRQANPTPSIPGSIFGLRQANPTTSTPESIFGLRQADPTPSTAESIFGLREANPTQSTPEIIFGLREANPKPSTPESVFGLRETKPTPSTPESVFGLRENKPTPSTPESVFGLRENKPTPSTPETVGLDCLSPNTPSTAESVFGVAQSNPTPSTPESVVGVRQSNPSTLTP, encoded by the exons ATGGCAGCAGCGAGTGTCTCCTGGGCCGAGGCACAGTTCAAATGTATGGTGTGTCTGGATGTCCTGCAGGATCCAGTGACGATTCCCTGTGGACACAGTTACTGCATGAGCTGCATCACAGACTGCTGGAATCAGGAGGAGCAGAAGCGAATCTACAGCTGTCCTTTATGCAAACAGAGCTTCACTCCGAGACCTGCTTTAGCTAAGAATGTGGTGTTTGCTGAAATGCTGGAGAAACTGCAGAAGAGCAGACTCCAGACGGCTGCTCCTGCTTCTGTTCACACTGGATCTGGAGATGTGGAGTGCGACGCCTGCACTGGAAATAAGCAGAAAGCTGTGAAGTCCTGTCAGGAGTGTAGAAACTCTTATTGTCCAGATCACCTCCAACAGCACGAGAGTCTCTTCAGAGGTCGAGGACACAATCTGATGGAGGCCACTGGACGACTGCAGGAGATGATCTGCCCTCAGCATAATAAAGTGATGGAGATTTACTGCCGCACCGACCAGCGCTGcatctgtgtgctgtgtttgatGGATGAACACAAACATCACGACACTGTGACAAACGCAGCGGAAATGAAAGAGAAACAG GAACATTTGGAGGAGAACCAGAGAAACTTACTAATAATAATCCAGAAGCGAGAGGAAGATATTCTTAAACTGAGAGACGCTTTTGGGATTCATAAG CGCTCAGCAAAGATGGCAGTGAGGAACAGTGAGAGGATCTTCACTGAACTCATCCAGCATATTGAGAAACGTCGCTCTGAGGTGACTCAGCTGATCAGAGATCAGGAAAGAGCTGCTGTGAGTCGAGCTGAAGAACAACTGGAGCGACTGAAGCTGGAGATCAGTGATCTGAAGAGGAGAAACACTGAGCTGAAGCAGCTTTCAGAAACACAGGATCATCTTCACTTCCTCcag agTTTCCCGTCTGTTTCTCTCTCTGGATCTTCAGATTCAGGCTTCACTGTCAGTTCTCATCTGTGTTTTGATGATGTGGTGAAATCAGTCTCTCAGTTCAGACACAAACTGCTGCAGTTCTCCTCAAATCAGATGAAAGTGATATCTGGAAGAG TGCAAACCATCCAGATCATCCAGACTACTGAATATCAGAACACAGAGGAGACTCAGCTAG ATGCACATCCAGGACAGTTTGCAGCTGAGGTACTGAAGGACCCCAAACCCTCAACCCCTGGAAGTATATTTAGGCTGAGGGAGGCCAACCCAACACCCTTAACCCCTAAAAGTATATTTGAGCTGAGGCAGGCCAACCCAACACCCTCAACCCCTAAAAGTATATTTGGGCTGAAGCAGGCCAACTCAACACCCTCAACCCCTAAAAGTATATTTGGGCTGAGGCAGGCCAACCCAACACCCTCAACCCCTGGAAGTATATTTGGGCTGAGGCAGGCCAACCCAACACAGTTAACCCCTGAAAGTATATTTGGGCTGAAGGAGGCCAACCCAACACCCTCAACCCCTGGAAGTATATTTGGGCTGAGGCAGGCCAACCCAACAATCTCAACCCCTGAAAGTATATTTGGGCTGAAGCAGACCAACTCAACACCCTCAACCCCTAAAAGTATATTTGGGCCGAGACAGGCCAACCCAACACCCTCAACCCCTGAAAGTATATTTGGGCTCAGAGAGGCTAACCCAACACAATCAACCCCTGAAAGTATATTTGGGCTGAGGGAGGAGAACCCAACACCCTCAACCCCTAAATGTATTTTTGGGCTGAGGGAGGAGAACCCAACACCCTCAACCCCTAAATGTATTTTTGGGCTGAGGGAGGAGAACCCTACACTCTCAACACCTAAAAGTTTATTTGGGCTGTGGCAGGCCAACCCATCAACCTCAACCCCTGAAAGTATATTTGGGCTGAGGCAGGCCAACCCAACACCCTCAATCCCTGGAAGTATATTTGGGCTGAGGCAGGCCAATCCAACAACCTCAACCCCTGAAAGTATATTTGGGCTGAGGCAGGCCGACCCAACACCCTCAACCGCTGAAAGTATATTTGGGCTCAGGGAGGCCAACCCAACACAATCAACCCCTGAAATTATATTTGGGCTGAGGGAGGCCAACCCAAAACCCTCAACCCCTGAAAGTGTATTTGGGCTGAGGGAGACCAAGCCAACACCCTCAACCCCTGAAAGTGTATTTGGGCTGAGGGAGAACAAGCCAACACCCTCAACCCCTGAAAGTGTATTTGGGCTGAGGGAGAACAAGCCAACACCCTCAACCCCTGAAACTGTTGGATTGGACTGCCTCAGTCCAAATACACCCTCAACTGCTGAAAGTGTATTTGGGGTGGCGCAGTCAAACCCAACACCCTCAACCCCTGAAAGTGTAGTTGGGGTGAGGCAGTCCAACCCCAGCACCCTAACCCCTTGA
- the ftr46 gene encoding finTRIM family, member 49 produces the protein MADGCVTVDQNQFMCPVCLDLLQDPVTIPCGHSYCMSCITDCWNQEEQKRIYSCPLCKQSFTPRPALAKNVVFAEMLEKLQKSRLQTAAPASVHTGSGDVECDACTGNKQKAVKSCQECRNSYCPDHLQQHESLFRGREHNLMEATGRLQEMICPQHNKVMEIYCRTDQRCICMLCLVDEHKHHDTVTIAAEMKEKQEHLEENQRNLLIIIQKREEDLQQLRDAVDIHKRSAQSAVEDSERIFTELIQDIEKRRSEVNQLIRDQERAAVSRAEEQLERLKLEINDLKRRNTELKQLSETQDHLHFLQSCPSDTFSGSSDSGFTVSSHLCFDDVVKSVSQLRDKLLQFSSDQMEKMSKAVKTVQVTQTPEDQTSEEFQQHPHPVLKGSSEGPRNPNPLNLLEPRQSKCLSPTTVSSLSFETTTSVNPPIFGTTTSLNSISLRSTNPENLFSFGTPTSLNSLSLRSTNPENLFSFGTPTSLNSLSFGSTNPVNSFSFGTPTPHNFVKGNPKPK, from the exons ATGGCAGACGGTTGTGTTACAGTGGATCAGAACCAGTTCATGTGTCCGGTGTGTCTGGACCTCCTGCAGGACCCAGTGACGATTCCCTGTGGACACAGTTACTGCATGAGCTGCATCACAGACTGCTGGAATCAGGAGGAGCAGAAGCGAATCTACAGCTGTCCTTTATGCAAACAGAGCTTCACTCCGAGACCTGCTTTAGCTAAGAATGTTGTGTTTGCTGAAATGCTGGAGAAACTGCAGAAGAGCAGACTCCAGACGGCTGCTCCTGCTTCTGTTCACACTGGATCTGGAGATGTGGAGTGCGACGCCTGCACTGGAAATAAGCAGAAAGCTGTGAAGTCCTGTCAGGAGTGTAGAAACTCTTATTGTCCAGATCACCTCCAACAGCACGAGAGTCTCTTCAGAGGTCGAGAACACAATCTGATGGAGGCCACTGGACGACTGCAGGAGATGATCTGCCCTCAGCATAATAAAGTGATGGAGATTTACTGCCGCACCGACCAGCGCTGCATCTGTATGCTGTGTTTGGTGGATGAACACAAACATCACGACACTGTGACAATCGCAGCGGAAATGAAAGAGAAACAG GAACATTTGGAGGAGAACCAGAGAAACTTACTAATAATAATCCAGAAGCGAGAGGAAGATCTTCAGCAGCTGAGAGACGCTGTTGACATTCATAAG CGCTCAGCACAGTCGGCAGTGGAGGACAGTGAGAGGATCTTCACTGAACTCATCCAGGATATTGAGAAACGTCGCTCTGAGGTGAATCAGCTGATCAGAGATCAGGAAAGAGCTGCTGTGAGTCGAGCTGAAGAACAACTGGAGCGACTGAAGCTGGAGATCAATGATCTGAAGAGGAGAAACACTGAGCTGAAGCAGCTTTCAGAAACACAGGATCATCTTCACTTCCTCcag agTTGCCCGTCTGACACTTTCTCTGGATCTTCAGATTCAGGCTTCACTGTCAGTTCTCATCTGTGTTTTGATGATGTGGTGAAATCAGTCTCTCAGCTCAGAGACAAACTGCTGCAGTTCTCCTCAGATCAGATGGAAAAGATGTCTAAAGCAG TGAAAACAGTTCAGGTCACTCAGACTCCTGAAGATCAGACCAGTGAGGAGTTTCAACAAC ATCCTCATCCAGTGTTGAAGGGGTCTTCTGAGGGCCCAAGGAACCCAAATCCTTTAAACCTTCTTGAGCCAAGGCAATCCAAATGCTTGTCTCCCACCACTGTAAGCTCTTTAAGCTTTGAAACCACCACCTCTGTCAACCCGCCTATCTTTGGAACCACCACCTCGTTAAACTCGATTAGTTTAAGATCCACCAACCCTGAAAACTTGTTTAGCTTTGGAACCCCCACCTCTTTAAACTCGCTTAGTTTAAGATCCACCAACCCTGAAAACTTGTTTAGCTTTGGAACCCCCACCTCTTTAAACTCGCTTAGCTTTGGATCCACTAACCCTGTAAACTCTTTTAGCTTTGGAACCCCCACCCCCCATAATTTTGTCAAAGGTAATCCAAAACCTAAATAA